A genomic window from Ascaphus truei isolate aAscTru1 chromosome 1, aAscTru1.hap1, whole genome shotgun sequence includes:
- the PAQR3 gene encoding progestin and adipoQ receptor family member 3, which yields MHQKVLKSSHYIELGSYQYWPVLLPRGIRLYTYEQIPIFLKDNPYITDGYRAYLPSRLCLKSLFILSNETVNIWSHLLGFLIFFSLGVYDMLLVLPLANASREDFVICSIYLFCFQVCMLCSVGYHLFCCHRSEKTSRRWLALDYAGISFGILGCYVSGVFYAFYCNNYWRQVYLITVLAMILAVFFAQIHPSYLTQQWHRLRSVLFCSVSGYGIIPTVHWIWLNGGIGTSIVYVFAPRIIVMYTIAAVAFLVYISKVPERYFPGQMNYFGSSHQLWHILAVVMLYWWHQSTVHIMQYRHSQPCPMNAEHL from the exons ATGCACCAGAAGGTGCTGAAGAGCTCCCACTATATCGAGCTGGGCAGCTACCAGTACTGGCCAGTCTTGCTCCCCCGGGGGATCCGCCTCTACACATATGAACAGATTCCCATATTCCTCAAGGATAACCCGTACATTACAGACGGCTACAGGGCTTACCTCCCATCCAGGTTGTGCCTGAAAAG CCTCTTCATTTTGTCCAATGAGACCGTGAACATCTGGAGTCACCTGCTGGGCTTCCTAATCTTCTTCAGTCTGGGTGTTTACGACATGCTGCTAGTGTTGCCGTTGGCAAATGCATCCAGGGAAGACTTTGTTATCTGCTCCATCTACCTGTTCTGCTTTCAG GTCTGCATGCTGTGCTCGGTGGGGTATCACCTCTTCTGCTGTCATCGCTCAGAGAAGACTAGCCGTCGGTGGCTGGCTTTGGATTACGCGGGAATTTCATTCGGCATCTTGGGCTGCTATGTCTCCGGAGTGTTTTACGCtttctactgtaacaat TACTGGCGTCAGGTGTATTTAATCACTGTACTGGCCATGATCTTGGCAGTGTTCTTTGCTCAGATTCACCCCAGCTACCTCACCCAACAGTGGCACAGGCTGCGCTCTGTTCTATTCTGTTCTGTGTCTGGCTATGGAATCATCCCTACAGTGCACTGGATTTGGCTGAACGGCGGAATTGGAACTTCTATTGTTTAT GTGTTTGCTCCGCGTATAATTGTAATGTATACGATTGCAGCTGTTGCCTTTCTCGTCTACATATCTAAAGTTCCAGAAAGGTATTTTCCAG GGCAGATGAATTACTTTGGTTCAAGCCATCAGCTGTGGCATATCCTTGCAGTGGTAATGTTGTATTGGTGGCATCAGTCTACAGTGCACATCATGCAGTACAGACACAGTCAGCCTTGCCCCATGAATGCAGAACACTTGTGA